The Streptomyces sp. NBC_00691 genome has a segment encoding these proteins:
- a CDS encoding ABC transporter substrate-binding protein translates to MGNKKTTALSGAVLAIAMLALSACGGGGGGATGEVAAPPSDPKEVSGEIKVLTQRTDLVQNGVLKQYAAEFNKVYPKVKVTFDGITDYEGEVKIRMNTKAYGDVLFIPGAVAKSDYPKFFAPLGTTAELSKYRFGDKAEVDGKVYGIAQFGTANGFVYNRKLWKQAGVTAWPKTRAEFLAGLKAIKEKTGATPYYTNFKDGWPLVQWTSNLGVAGCDAQAGNALAGPVSPWKAGSELNTTDGLLYDIVKQGLSEKDPTTTNWETSKTLLGEGKIATMMLGSWSITQMQDAAKQAGGSAEDIGFMPFPVQEDGKHCAALVSDYQQAVSIYSENKTAARAWVDWFTEKSGFAEKEGVVSAVKSAPMPATLKEFVDNDVKFFDRSEAKTAAVNDIDDASEIGLNKQDYRQKLIDTARGAAKGSLEDFFADLNKRWDEAAKTVGS, encoded by the coding sequence ATGGGGAACAAGAAGACGACCGCGCTCTCGGGTGCTGTGCTGGCCATCGCGATGCTCGCGCTGTCGGCGTGCGGCGGCGGAGGCGGCGGCGCCACCGGTGAGGTGGCCGCTCCGCCCTCGGACCCGAAGGAAGTCTCCGGCGAGATCAAGGTCCTCACGCAGCGGACCGACCTGGTGCAGAACGGGGTCCTGAAGCAGTACGCGGCCGAGTTCAACAAGGTCTACCCGAAGGTGAAGGTCACGTTCGACGGCATCACCGACTACGAGGGCGAGGTGAAGATCCGTATGAACACCAAGGCGTACGGTGACGTGCTCTTCATCCCCGGCGCGGTGGCCAAGAGCGACTACCCGAAGTTCTTCGCGCCCCTCGGCACGACCGCCGAGCTGTCGAAGTACCGCTTCGGCGACAAGGCCGAGGTCGACGGCAAGGTCTACGGCATCGCCCAGTTCGGAACCGCCAACGGCTTCGTCTACAACAGGAAACTGTGGAAGCAGGCCGGTGTCACCGCGTGGCCGAAGACCCGGGCGGAGTTCCTGGCCGGCCTGAAGGCGATCAAGGAGAAGACGGGCGCGACCCCGTACTACACCAACTTCAAGGACGGCTGGCCGCTGGTCCAGTGGACCAGCAACCTGGGCGTCGCCGGCTGCGACGCCCAGGCGGGCAACGCCCTCGCCGGTCCGGTCTCGCCCTGGAAGGCCGGAAGCGAACTGAACACCACCGATGGCCTCCTGTACGACATCGTGAAGCAGGGGCTGTCGGAGAAGGACCCGACGACCACCAACTGGGAGACGTCCAAGACGCTCCTCGGCGAGGGCAAGATCGCCACGATGATGCTGGGCTCCTGGTCGATCACGCAGATGCAGGACGCGGCGAAGCAGGCCGGCGGTTCGGCGGAGGACATCGGTTTCATGCCCTTCCCGGTCCAGGAGGACGGCAAGCACTGCGCGGCCCTCGTCTCCGACTACCAGCAGGCCGTGAGCATCTACTCGGAGAACAAGACGGCCGCGCGCGCCTGGGTCGACTGGTTCACCGAGAAGTCCGGCTTCGCGGAGAAGGAGGGCGTGGTCTCCGCGGTCAAGTCCGCTCCCATGCCCGCCACGCTCAAAGAGTTCGTTGACAACGATGTCAAGTTCTTTGACCGCTCCGAGGCGAAGACTGCCGCAGTCAACGACATCGACGACGCCTCGGAGATCGGCCTCAACAAGCAGGACTACCGCCAGAAGCTGATCGACACGGCCCGCGGCGCCGCGAAGGGCAGCCTCGAGGACTTCTTCGCCGACCTCAACAAGAGGTGGGACGAGGCGGCGAAGACCGTCGGTAGCTGA
- a CDS encoding glycoside hydrolase family 2 protein — protein sequence MKDVTQLHEGWSLRHEGALLPTQVPGCVHTDLLTAGVVPDPFIGLNEKEIAWVGRRAWSYVTELAAHAGGHERSELVFEGLDTAAEVLLGGETLGSTRNMHRVHRFDVTGRTGTLEVRFDSAYEEADRVRALTGDRPNVYPEPFQYIRKMACSFGWDWGPTVVTAGMWRPVRIEHWSTARLAEVRPLVTVDGATGRVELQVRTARTESGKDRPLTLRATVAGVVAETSFEGAETVLRLDVPEPDLWWPRGYGSQPLYGLDIELLDESGAPLDSWSRRIGFRTVTVDRSADAHGTGFTFVVNGVRIFARGVNWIPDDILPSRVTPERYRARLTQAAEANIDLVRIWGGGIYEDDVFYDVCDELGLMVWQDFLFACAAYPEEQPLRGEVEAEARDNVVRLMSHASLVLWNGNNENLWGFRDWDWEKPLGGDSWGEGYYLGILPRIVAELDPTRPYTAGSPWSGSWNHHPNDPRHGTHHSWEVWNRQDYAEYRADVPRFCAEFGWQAPPAISTLRRALPGEDLSPDSPGMLHHQKAEDGNGKLNRGIERHFGLPEGDFDRWHYLAQVVQARAVAAGIEHWRSHWPVCAGTVVWQLNDCWPVSSWAAIDGDGHLKPLYHELRRVYADRLLSLVPAEEGPVLALVNQAGTTWRTTVTLRRLTADGTVLKETAIGLEAAARTVVRLAVPASLLPEAGSGKELLVADADGLRTVHLPVFDKEFAYPMPVYDVLVESAGDGDSIVTVTARTLVRDLLLQADRLDPAASADHGLVTLLPGEEVRITVRGWTGDDPEVVRAALFSVGAL from the coding sequence ATGAAGGACGTCACCCAGCTGCACGAGGGGTGGAGCCTGCGCCACGAGGGCGCACTGCTCCCCACGCAGGTGCCCGGCTGTGTCCACACCGATCTGCTCACCGCCGGGGTGGTACCGGACCCGTTCATCGGCCTGAACGAGAAGGAGATCGCCTGGGTCGGGCGCCGGGCGTGGTCGTACGTGACGGAGCTCGCCGCCCACGCCGGGGGGCACGAGCGGAGCGAGCTGGTCTTCGAGGGACTCGACACCGCCGCCGAGGTCCTGCTCGGCGGCGAGACCCTCGGCTCGACCCGGAACATGCACCGCGTCCACCGCTTCGACGTCACGGGCCGAACCGGAACCCTGGAGGTGCGGTTCGACTCGGCGTACGAGGAGGCCGATCGGGTCCGCGCCCTCACCGGCGACCGGCCCAACGTCTACCCCGAGCCCTTCCAGTACATCCGCAAGATGGCCTGCTCCTTCGGCTGGGACTGGGGCCCCACGGTGGTCACCGCCGGCATGTGGCGGCCGGTACGGATCGAGCACTGGTCGACCGCCCGGCTCGCCGAGGTCCGCCCCCTGGTCACCGTGGACGGCGCGACCGGCCGCGTCGAGCTGCAGGTCCGGACCGCCCGCACCGAGAGCGGGAAGGACCGGCCCCTCACCCTGCGCGCCACGGTGGCCGGGGTGGTCGCCGAGACCTCCTTCGAGGGCGCGGAGACGGTGCTCCGCCTCGACGTGCCCGAACCAGACCTGTGGTGGCCGCGGGGCTACGGTTCCCAGCCGCTGTACGGGCTCGACATCGAGCTCCTGGACGAAAGCGGCGCACCGCTCGACTCCTGGTCGCGGCGGATCGGCTTCCGGACCGTCACCGTCGACCGCTCCGCCGACGCGCACGGCACCGGCTTCACCTTCGTCGTCAACGGCGTCCGGATCTTCGCCCGTGGCGTCAACTGGATCCCCGACGACATCCTGCCCTCCCGGGTCACGCCCGAGCGGTACCGCGCCCGCCTCACCCAGGCAGCCGAGGCCAACATCGACCTCGTCCGCATCTGGGGCGGCGGGATCTACGAGGACGACGTCTTCTACGACGTCTGCGACGAACTGGGCCTGATGGTCTGGCAGGACTTCCTCTTCGCCTGCGCCGCCTACCCCGAGGAGCAGCCCCTGCGCGGGGAGGTGGAGGCAGAGGCGCGTGACAACGTTGTCCGGCTGATGTCGCACGCCAGCCTCGTCCTGTGGAACGGGAACAACGAGAACCTCTGGGGCTTCCGCGACTGGGACTGGGAGAAGCCGCTCGGCGGCGACTCCTGGGGCGAGGGCTACTACCTCGGGATCCTGCCCCGGATCGTCGCCGAACTCGACCCCACCCGTCCCTACACGGCCGGCAGCCCCTGGTCCGGCTCCTGGAACCACCACCCCAACGACCCCCGGCACGGCACCCACCACTCATGGGAGGTCTGGAACCGGCAGGACTACGCCGAATACCGGGCCGATGTGCCCCGCTTCTGCGCCGAGTTCGGCTGGCAGGCTCCGCCCGCGATCAGCACCCTGCGGCGCGCCCTGCCCGGCGAGGACCTCTCCCCGGACTCCCCCGGCATGCTGCACCACCAGAAGGCCGAGGACGGCAACGGGAAGCTGAACCGCGGCATCGAGCGCCACTTCGGCCTGCCCGAGGGCGACTTCGACCGATGGCACTACCTCGCCCAGGTCGTCCAGGCCCGCGCGGTGGCGGCCGGCATCGAACACTGGCGCTCCCACTGGCCGGTCTGCGCCGGCACTGTCGTCTGGCAGCTCAACGACTGCTGGCCGGTGAGCTCCTGGGCCGCGATCGACGGCGACGGACACCTCAAGCCCCTCTACCACGAGCTGCGCCGGGTCTACGCCGACCGCCTCCTGAGCCTGGTGCCCGCCGAGGAGGGCCCGGTGCTGGCCCTCGTCAACCAGGCCGGCACTACCTGGCGCACCACCGTCACCCTGCGCCGCCTCACCGCCGACGGCACCGTGCTGAAGGAGACCGCGATCGGTCTGGAGGCCGCCGCCCGAACGGTGGTGCGGTTGGCCGTCCCGGCGTCGCTGCTGCCCGAGGCCGGCTCAGGCAAGGAGTTGCTGGTCGCCGACGCGGACGGTCTGCGGACGGTCCACCTCCCGGTCTTCGACAAGGAATTCGCCTACCCGATGCCCGTGTACGACGTCCTGGTCGAGTCGGCCGGCGACGGCGACTCGATCGTGACGGTCACTGCCCGCACTCTTGTGCGGGACCTCCTGCTCCAGGCCGACCGGCTGGACCCGGCGGCGAGCGCCGACCACGGGCTGGTCACCCTGCTGCCGGGTGAGGAGGTCCGGATCACCGTACGCGGCTGGACGGGCGACGACCCGGAGGTCGTCAGGGCCGCCCTGTTCAGCGTGGGAGCGTTGTGA
- a CDS encoding LacI family DNA-binding transcriptional regulator, which yields MSTAAPRGPGTRVTINDVAALAGVSKGAVSIAFNNRPGVSPTTRERIFAAARELGWSPNQTARNLSGQRAGIVGLAICRPARLLGLEPFYMEFISGIEDVLAERSCSLLLRLVRDLDEETALYQEWWRSRIVGGAILVDFHRDDPRIPPLRALGMPAVAVGHPALTGGFPSVWTDDASAAAEAVRYLAALGHRRIARVGGPSGLGHSGIRAAAFEATMAELGLDGRRQVATGFVGEEGARATRSLLMSPDRPTAIVYDNDIMAVAGAAVASEMGLSVPDDVSLLAWDDSQLCRLTHPPLSAMSHDVHHFGEEVTRTLFGVIEGTHVGARQVPTPSLTPRGSTGPPRRA from the coding sequence GTGAGCACCGCAGCACCCCGCGGCCCCGGCACTCGTGTCACGATCAACGACGTCGCCGCGCTGGCCGGGGTTTCCAAAGGCGCCGTCTCCATCGCCTTCAACAACCGTCCTGGGGTGTCCCCGACGACCCGGGAGCGCATCTTCGCGGCGGCCCGGGAACTCGGCTGGAGCCCGAACCAGACCGCGCGCAACCTCTCCGGCCAGCGGGCGGGCATCGTCGGCCTGGCGATCTGCCGGCCGGCCCGGCTGCTCGGGCTCGAACCCTTCTACATGGAGTTCATCTCCGGCATCGAGGACGTCCTCGCCGAGCGCTCCTGCTCCCTCCTCCTCCGGCTCGTCCGCGACCTGGACGAGGAGACCGCCCTCTACCAGGAGTGGTGGCGCAGCAGGATCGTCGGCGGGGCGATCCTCGTCGACTTCCACCGGGACGATCCGAGGATCCCGCCTCTGCGAGCCCTCGGCATGCCCGCGGTGGCCGTCGGACACCCTGCCCTGACCGGTGGCTTCCCGTCGGTCTGGACGGACGACGCCTCGGCGGCCGCCGAGGCGGTGCGGTACCTGGCGGCGCTCGGGCACCGGCGGATCGCCCGCGTCGGGGGCCCGTCCGGGCTCGGCCACAGCGGGATCCGCGCCGCCGCGTTCGAGGCGACCATGGCCGAGCTGGGCCTGGACGGGCGGCGGCAGGTGGCGACCGGTTTCGTGGGTGAGGAGGGCGCGCGGGCCACCCGCAGCCTGCTGATGTCCCCGGACCGGCCGACGGCGATCGTGTACGACAACGACATCATGGCCGTCGCCGGGGCGGCGGTCGCCTCGGAGATGGGCCTGTCGGTCCCCGACGACGTATCCCTCCTGGCCTGGGACGACTCGCAGTTGTGCCGACTGACCCACCCGCCGCTGTCCGCGATGAGCCATGACGTGCACCACTTCGGCGAGGAGGTCACCCGGACCCTGTTCGGCGTGATCGAGGGGACCCACGTGGGTGCCCGGCAGGTGCCCACGCCGTCTCTGACGCCACGGGGGTCGACGGGGCCGCCGCGGCGGGCGTAG
- a CDS encoding cellulase family glycosylhydrolase gives MNRTRVLSAATLLALAAAITSVSVPAQAAERSDGFRVVDGRLVDATGKDFVLRGVNHAHTWYTDRTGRSLADVKALGANSVRVVLSTGTRWTKNDAADVAAVVSRCKANRLVCVLEAHDTTGYGEQGGAAALSEAVDYWLEVANALKGEEKYVIVNLGNEPHGNAGYTAWTQDTQDAIGRLRAAGFDHTLMVDAPNWGQDWSGTMRENAPAVFASDPDRNTVFSIHMYGVYDTAAEVEDYLGSFVDRGLPIVVGEFGHDHSDGNPDEDAIMATARRLDLGYLGWSWSGNGGGVEYLDLATGFDAGRLTSWGERLFRGPDGIRQTSKEAGVYRRGCSIAYRLDDWGTGFNADITVRNTGEQPLKGWKLDFELPAGTTLNSAWNASVTQTGRQVRATSESWTASVPAGGAVSFGVNVAGPGTVPATFSLDGVPCAKG, from the coding sequence ATGAACAGGACACGAGTCCTCTCCGCAGCGACGCTGCTCGCCCTCGCCGCCGCGATCACCTCGGTCTCGGTCCCCGCCCAGGCCGCCGAGCGCTCCGACGGCTTCCGCGTCGTGGACGGACGGCTCGTCGACGCCACCGGCAAGGACTTCGTCCTGCGCGGCGTCAACCACGCCCACACCTGGTACACGGACCGCACCGGGCGGTCCCTCGCCGACGTCAAGGCGCTCGGGGCCAACTCGGTGCGGGTGGTGCTCTCCACCGGCACCCGGTGGACGAAGAACGACGCCGCCGACGTCGCGGCCGTCGTCTCCCGGTGCAAGGCCAACCGGCTCGTCTGCGTCCTGGAGGCGCACGACACCACCGGTTACGGCGAGCAGGGCGGTGCGGCCGCCCTCTCCGAGGCGGTCGACTACTGGCTGGAAGTGGCGAACGCCCTCAAGGGAGAGGAGAAGTACGTCATCGTCAACCTCGGCAACGAGCCCCACGGCAACGCCGGCTACACCGCCTGGACACAGGACACGCAGGACGCCATCGGCCGCCTGCGCGCGGCCGGCTTCGATCACACCCTGATGGTCGACGCCCCCAACTGGGGCCAGGACTGGTCGGGCACCATGCGCGAGAACGCCCCCGCCGTCTTCGCCTCCGACCCCGACCGCAACACCGTCTTCTCGATCCACATGTACGGCGTCTACGACACCGCCGCCGAGGTCGAGGACTACCTCGGCAGCTTCGTCGACCGCGGACTTCCCATCGTCGTGGGCGAGTTCGGCCACGACCACTCGGACGGCAACCCCGACGAGGACGCCATCATGGCCACCGCCCGCCGGCTGGACCTCGGCTACCTCGGCTGGTCCTGGAGCGGCAACGGCGGCGGCGTCGAATACCTCGACCTCGCCACCGGCTTCGACGCCGGCCGGCTCACCTCCTGGGGCGAGCGCCTCTTCCGCGGCCCCGACGGTATCCGCCAGACCTCGAAGGAGGCCGGCGTCTACCGGCGCGGCTGCTCCATCGCCTACCGGCTCGACGACTGGGGCACCGGTTTCAACGCCGACATCACCGTCCGCAACACCGGCGAACAGCCCCTCAAGGGCTGGAAGCTGGACTTCGAGCTCCCCGCCGGGACCACGCTGAACTCCGCCTGGAACGCCTCTGTCACCCAGACCGGCCGGCAGGTCCGCGCCACCAGCGAGTCCTGGACCGCGTCCGTCCCGGCCGGCGGGGCCGTGAGCTTCGGCGTCAACGTCGCGGGCCCCGGCACCGTGCCCGCCACCTTCAGCCTCGACGGCGTTCCCTGCGCCAAGGGCTGA
- the manA gene encoding mannose-6-phosphate isomerase, class I produces MDLLRNTVQPYDWGSRTLLPDLMGVPPTGAPQAELWMGAHPAAPSRVSRDGTLMPLDRVVAEDPEGELGTVTMRRFGPRLPFLLKLLAADAPLSVQVHPDLAQAQAGFAREDALGVPLDAPHRNYRDDQHKPEMIVALTPFRGLCGFRSPADTADLLGSLKAPALRPYIETLRVVPGPQAVAEVFRAFLRPPPDLLDAVARALAVAAAGSDEVHIAAYDRIARAYPGDSGLLSALMLRYVELGPGEALFLGAGVPHAYLSGLGVEIMASSDNVLRCGLTSKHVDAEELTRVVRVDALPARVLTPREEEGEEVYPAPVDDFRLSRYVLRAGGPRRRVALDAPQILLCVTGSVTVSSSGESLDVGPGQAVYVPAGAEVGLEGAGTAFRATTGTAERLG; encoded by the coding sequence ATGGACCTCCTCCGCAACACCGTCCAGCCCTACGACTGGGGCTCCCGCACCCTGCTGCCGGACCTCATGGGCGTGCCGCCCACGGGAGCACCCCAGGCCGAACTCTGGATGGGCGCCCATCCAGCGGCGCCCTCCCGGGTGTCCAGGGACGGCACCCTGATGCCCCTGGACCGGGTGGTCGCCGAGGATCCGGAGGGCGAACTCGGAACGGTCACCATGCGCCGGTTCGGGCCCCGCCTCCCGTTCCTGCTCAAGCTCCTGGCCGCCGACGCGCCGCTCTCCGTCCAGGTGCACCCCGACCTCGCCCAGGCCCAAGCCGGATTCGCTCGCGAGGACGCGCTCGGCGTGCCCCTGGACGCGCCGCACCGCAACTACCGCGACGACCAGCACAAGCCCGAGATGATCGTCGCCCTCACCCCGTTCCGGGGCCTCTGCGGCTTCCGGAGCCCGGCGGACACCGCCGACCTGCTCGGCTCCCTGAAGGCGCCCGCGCTGCGCCCGTACATCGAGACCCTGCGCGTCGTGCCCGGGCCCCAGGCGGTCGCGGAGGTGTTCCGTGCCTTCCTCCGCCCGCCGCCGGACCTGCTCGATGCCGTCGCCCGAGCGCTGGCGGTCGCGGCGGCGGGCTCGGACGAGGTCCACATCGCCGCCTACGACCGTATCGCGCGGGCTTATCCGGGCGACTCCGGACTGCTGTCCGCGCTGATGCTCCGGTACGTCGAACTGGGCCCAGGCGAAGCGCTGTTCCTCGGTGCCGGGGTCCCCCACGCGTACCTTTCCGGGCTCGGCGTGGAGATCATGGCGAGCTCCGACAACGTCCTGCGGTGCGGACTGACCTCCAAGCACGTCGACGCGGAGGAGCTGACCCGGGTCGTCCGCGTCGACGCGCTCCCGGCCCGTGTCCTGACTCCCCGGGAGGAGGAGGGCGAAGAGGTGTACCCGGCGCCCGTGGACGACTTCCGCCTGTCGCGGTACGTCCTCCGCGCCGGTGGACCGCGGCGGCGCGTGGCGCTGGACGCCCCACAGATCCTCCTCTGTGTCACCGGGAGCGTGACCGTCTCCTCGTCCGGGGAGAGCCTCGACGTCGGCCCCGGACAGGCCGTGTACGTGCCCGCGGGCGCCGAGGTCGGACTGGAAGGTGCCGGCACGGCCTTCCGCGCCACGACAGGCACTGCGGAACGCCTCGGGTGA
- a CDS encoding ROK family protein, whose amino-acid sequence MVYGALDIGGTKIAGALVDAEGRVVARAQRPTPARESAEAMMAAVTSVVDELATHPEWASLFCLGIGSAGPVDTSAGTVSPVNIPAWRSFPLVERVRSHPAVPAGIEPVLVGDAVAMAAAEHWIGAAKDAANALCMVVSTGVGGGLILGGSVHAGMTGNAGHIGHITVDQNGPVCPCGARGCVERYASGTAIAARALESGWTPPAGLPATAREVEVSARAGDARALAAFDRAGRALAAAIASTAALVELDLVVVGGGVSQAGEMLFAPLRHHLKSYAVLDFTRDVPVVPAGLALDAGLIGAAAAGVAASGLSLAGTGTRGRTAP is encoded by the coding sequence ATGGTGTACGGAGCGCTGGACATCGGTGGTACGAAGATCGCCGGGGCGCTGGTCGATGCCGAGGGGCGCGTGGTGGCGCGGGCGCAGCGGCCGACGCCCGCGCGCGAGTCCGCCGAGGCGATGATGGCCGCGGTGACCTCGGTCGTCGACGAGTTGGCCACCCACCCCGAGTGGGCTTCGCTGTTCTGCCTCGGGATCGGGAGTGCCGGACCCGTGGACACCTCCGCGGGCACGGTGAGCCCGGTCAACATCCCGGCCTGGCGCTCCTTCCCTCTGGTGGAGCGGGTGCGGAGCCATCCCGCCGTCCCCGCGGGCATCGAGCCGGTGCTCGTCGGCGACGCGGTCGCCATGGCGGCGGCGGAACACTGGATCGGCGCGGCGAAGGACGCGGCGAACGCCCTGTGCATGGTCGTCTCGACCGGCGTGGGCGGCGGCCTGATCCTGGGAGGTTCCGTACATGCGGGGATGACCGGGAACGCCGGTCACATCGGACATATCACCGTCGACCAGAACGGTCCCGTGTGCCCCTGCGGCGCCCGGGGATGTGTCGAGCGCTACGCCAGCGGTACGGCGATCGCGGCCCGCGCACTGGAATCGGGCTGGACACCTCCGGCCGGCCTTCCCGCCACCGCCCGCGAGGTCGAGGTCTCGGCCCGCGCCGGCGATGCGAGGGCGCTCGCCGCGTTCGACCGGGCCGGCCGCGCACTGGCCGCCGCCATCGCGTCGACGGCCGCGCTCGTCGAACTCGACCTGGTCGTCGTCGGAGGTGGGGTCTCCCAGGCGGGCGAGATGCTGTTCGCGCCGCTGCGGCACCACCTGAAGTCGTACGCCGTCCTCGACTTCACCCGTGACGTTCCGGTCGTGCCCGCCGGGCTGGCCCTCGACGCCGGACTGATCGGCGCGGCCGCCGCCGGCGTCGCCGCCTCCGGGCTGTCCCTCGCCGGAACGGGCACGAGGGGGCGGACAGCACCCTGA
- a CDS encoding TetR/AcrR family transcriptional regulator — protein sequence MGRVSQAQAQENRRRVVDTASRLFREQGTHVSVVDLMKAAGLTHGAFYKQFPSKEALVDEATVRAFDELARAHAAGLAQHEGRHDAARRALIDAYLSVEHRDDPADGCPVAALATDIAREGGGREARRVYTEGVADFADFLGGDDRGGIVRLCTLFGALVLSRATKGSPLSEEILIAARGALTETA from the coding sequence ATGGGTCGCGTATCGCAGGCGCAGGCGCAGGAGAACCGCAGGCGGGTGGTGGACACCGCCTCGCGGCTGTTCCGGGAGCAGGGCACTCACGTGAGCGTCGTCGACCTGATGAAGGCGGCCGGACTGACCCACGGCGCCTTCTACAAGCAGTTCCCCTCCAAGGAGGCACTCGTCGACGAGGCCACCGTCCGCGCCTTCGACGAGCTCGCCCGGGCTCATGCCGCAGGGCTCGCGCAGCACGAAGGGCGGCACGACGCCGCCCGGCGGGCGCTGATCGACGCCTACCTCTCCGTCGAACACCGCGACGACCCGGCGGACGGCTGCCCGGTCGCCGCGCTGGCCACGGACATCGCCCGCGAAGGCGGGGGTCGTGAGGCCCGGCGTGTCTACACCGAAGGGGTGGCCGACTTCGCCGACTTCCTCGGTGGTGACGACCGGGGCGGCATCGTCCGTCTCTGCACCCTGTTCGGCGCGCTGGTCCTGTCCCGGGCCACCAAGGGCTCCCCGCTCTCGGAGGAGATCCTGATCGCCGCCCGCGGCGCCTTGACGGAAACCGCCTGA
- a CDS encoding SDR family oxidoreductase: MELKNAVAVVTGANRGLGRHLAAQLAERGAKVYAAARRPETVEVPGAVPLRLDVTDEASIREAARIASNATLLINNAGISTGATLIEGDIDEVRREMETNFFGPLAATRAFAPVIEGNGGGAVLNVLSVLSWLHPAGLGSYAASKAAAWALTGATRDELAPRGIAVSALHVGYMDTDMAAGIPADQKTAASYVAAQALHGIETGLPEIVADELTHQVKQSLATTHQPNPA, from the coding sequence ATGGAACTGAAGAACGCGGTCGCGGTCGTCACCGGCGCCAACCGGGGCCTCGGGCGGCACCTGGCCGCCCAGCTCGCGGAGCGCGGCGCGAAGGTGTACGCGGCGGCCCGCCGCCCCGAGACGGTCGAGGTGCCGGGCGCCGTCCCGCTGCGCCTCGACGTGACGGACGAGGCATCGATACGGGAGGCCGCCCGCATCGCGTCGAATGCCACCCTGCTGATCAACAACGCGGGCATCTCCACCGGTGCGACGCTGATCGAAGGCGACATCGACGAGGTGCGCCGGGAGATGGAGACCAACTTCTTCGGTCCGCTCGCCGCGACCCGCGCCTTCGCCCCTGTCATCGAGGGCAACGGCGGCGGCGCCGTACTCAACGTCCTGTCCGTCCTCTCCTGGCTGCACCCGGCCGGACTGGGCTCCTACGCCGCGTCCAAGGCCGCCGCCTGGGCGCTGACCGGCGCGACCCGCGACGAGCTGGCGCCCCGCGGCATCGCGGTCTCGGCGCTGCACGTCGGCTACATGGACACCGACATGGCCGCCGGCATCCCCGCAGACCAGAAGACCGCCGCCTCCTACGTCGCGGCCCAGGCCCTGCACGGCATCGAGACGGGCCTGCCCGAGATCGTCGCCGACGAGCTCACCCATCAGGTCAAGCAGAGCCTGGCCACCACACACCAGCCGAACCCTGCCTGA
- a CDS encoding NADP-dependent oxidoreductase, whose translation MKAFLIDKYGGPSEMRATEVPEPRVGTEDVLVEIRAAGVNPLDIKLRDGAFKAFLPYRLPLVLGNDLAGKVIRVGPSVTRFAVGDEVYSRPGKDRIGTFAERLAVHQDDLAPKPAALTMTEAASLPLVALTAWQALVERARVRPGQKVLIHAGAGGLGSIAVQLAKALGAYVATTASAATADLVKELGADEVIDYRTQDFATLLDGYDLVLDSLGGENLARSLGVLKPGGMAISVVGPPDAAFARELGVNPFLRLAMSALSFTTRRSAKRRGVTYSFLFMKASGDQLRELTPLIDAGEIRPIVDTVFPFDDTLQAVEYVEKGRAKAGKVVVAMA comes from the coding sequence ATGAAGGCATTCCTGATCGACAAGTACGGCGGCCCCTCCGAAATGCGCGCAACCGAGGTACCCGAGCCGCGGGTGGGCACCGAGGACGTCCTGGTCGAGATCCGGGCGGCGGGCGTGAACCCGCTGGACATCAAGCTCCGCGACGGGGCCTTCAAGGCGTTCCTGCCCTACCGGCTCCCGCTCGTCCTGGGCAACGACCTCGCCGGGAAGGTCATCCGGGTCGGCCCGTCCGTCACCCGCTTCGCCGTGGGCGACGAGGTCTACTCCCGGCCCGGCAAGGACCGCATCGGCACCTTCGCCGAACGCCTCGCCGTCCACCAGGACGACCTGGCCCCCAAACCGGCCGCCCTCACGATGACCGAGGCCGCCTCTCTCCCCCTGGTTGCCCTGACCGCATGGCAGGCGCTGGTCGAACGGGCACGTGTGCGACCAGGCCAGAAGGTCCTCATCCACGCGGGCGCGGGTGGCCTCGGCTCCATCGCGGTCCAGCTGGCCAAGGCACTGGGCGCGTACGTGGCCACCACCGCGAGCGCCGCCACGGCCGATCTGGTCAAGGAGCTCGGGGCGGACGAGGTCATCGACTACCGCACCCAGGACTTCGCGACTCTCCTCGACGGTTACGACCTCGTTCTGGACAGCCTGGGCGGCGAGAACCTCGCCAGATCCCTGGGGGTCCTCAAGCCCGGCGGAATGGCCATCAGCGTCGTGGGCCCGCCCGACGCCGCCTTCGCCCGCGAACTCGGCGTCAACCCGTTCCTACGCCTGGCCATGAGCGCACTCAGCTTCACGACCCGGCGCAGCGCCAAGCGTCGGGGCGTGACGTACTCGTTCCTGTTCATGAAGGCCAGTGGCGACCAGCTGCGCGAACTCACCCCACTCATCGACGCCGGAGAGATCCGCCCCATCGTCGACACCGTCTTCCCGTTCGACGACACCCTCCAGGCCGTGGAGTACGTCGAGAAGGGACGGGCCAAGGCCGGCAAGGTCGTCGTCGCAATGGCGTGA